The following nucleotide sequence is from Vidua chalybeata isolate OUT-0048 chromosome 18, bVidCha1 merged haplotype, whole genome shotgun sequence.
TTACATGTTGTTGACTTGAGCAATTTACCAAAGtctgggagctggcaggctgagctctgcagcctACCCACCACAGCCTTCTTCTTGAATGACTTCTgacaggagaggaaaggaaccttctgctgtgccctggcagtgTTTCTGCTTGGGAGCCATTCCTGATCCTCGTGTGTGCTCTGTTCACTGCCAGGTCATGAAAGCCCTTCTGGAAGTCGCTGTGTGATCTCAGAGTTTATCCGACCCCTTCAGATATCTGGAGACAAACCAGAACAACTGTCTGTCAAACCCACATTCCTGTCCAAGTCAAGATCTGGTACCCCAAGATGCAGATTTGATTCAGACGTGAgtccttttgaattttttactgaaaaagtGATTTGGGGCTGaggctcctctgctccagcaggcaGTTGCAGGTTGATCCACCTGCTTTTAAGAAGTCAAGACATGGATGTTCTCATTTTCTGAGGCGACTTGGGAACATGATCAGTGGGAATTTAAGTGACATTTtcaaaggagctgcagctgatgTCCCAGTTACACGGGATGAAAACCAGCTGTGTGAGGAGCTCCAGCTTCTCTGAAGGTGCCAGTGATGCACGCAGAGCGTGTCTGGGTGAGGggcacagcagcatttctgctctggggcagggctggggcaggcagagctgtgttcCAGGAGGGgactgctgcaggctgggcacagcagcaggagctccgtgcctgccctggcacagaaAACGCTGGGGTCATTCTGCAGGACTCGctctctgcctggctgctgtgctgtgtgaccttccctgcagcagggcaggcaccaCCAGCCTCTCCCAGGGGATTCTGAGCCTGGAAAATGGGAGTGAAATCGCAGGATGCTGTCACTAAAGTAATTCAGCTCCACATTTTGTAGTCAGTCATGCTTTTGAAGGGTTCTGTTCCTCCTTCCTTGGgaagcttttctgctttttggtgGAATTCCAGTAGAAATCCAATGGGAAGCTCAGAAGAATTGTTCAAAGGTGCCATAACAAGTTGATTTTTAATAGTTAGgacaaatattaaatataaaaactgtGTAGAACAAATCTTGGAAACTCTGCAGAAGggtattattttctattaaatacCCTGGTTTATGTGGGCAGATAGATAGCCATGAGGAAATGATCTTCAGATTTTACCCCTCATTTCAGGAAATCCCCTTCCTAATCTTTACAGGAGTGGATAAATTGCAAGCGTGTGCATATTTTCTATCTATGTTATATTAATTGatatgaaaatgtgaaaatcgATGGAATCAAAATGTTTCTAAATGGATTACAAGTTTGAGGGCATTCCACAAAATACTGGATTCTTGTATAGTGGGAATTCCATGGGCATATCTGAGGATTATCCAGAggaaatatttgtgtatatttGTGTAGCAGCATTATTGAAAAGTGGAAACATTCACTGCTCTTTGAAGAGGccacagaaaaagcagcttAGCAAGGAGACTTAGGGAAGCAGAACTAACAGCAAGGAACAGGAGAGGCAAATGTCAGATTTAATTCcccttttctattatttttgaGTTATCTCTCACTGAGGATGTCAAGCCCTCTTTTGCAGAACTGTGCGTTTTGTGCCTTCTAGAGTGTAATTATGTGATACACTCTCACATTATGCAAGCTCACAGAAATTCAGCTCCATGCCTCTTTAGAGACACCCAGACCCAAAGGAGGGTGTAtgaataaaatctaaaaaatgaaacacaacGCGGGGTAGTCTGAAATCAATCAGCCAATCAATCAGGGATACTctggcagagcagtgtgtgctggGCTAAGCCACCCTCAGGAGTCAATTCAGAGGAAAAGGGACTTCACTGAGAGTTTTCCTGgtgtgctcctggcagggactgGTGTAGACCTGGCAGCTGCAGTTCAGTGTTCACTCTGTCTAGGCTGTAAAATTTTGCTCAGTTTTTGGacagtttattttatttgatcCCACTGTTAAGCCAGCATTTCTACCTTAATTAAAGTTTCCTCAAGCTCAGGCAAAAAGTTGgtaattttttctgaaatggctCACAGCAGCCTGTACAATGAGTGCAGGGAAGTTCATCCCTCACTTTAAAACCTCTACTAGCtcaaagcacagctgaaatTGCTGTTTTACCAGTGAGAGACCTCGTGCAGAGCTAGAATAGGCAGAGTCTGTGTTGATTCAACACCACCATTAAATCTCCAGGTTTTGTAGACCAGATTTGTAATAGAATAAACGTGTGGCTTTGCAGGATTGAATTAAATGTGATGTGAAATTCAGAGTAAAATATGTTATTTCCTTCAGTCAGTGGAAAGGATGGCATTCAAGAGATGCTGATGCTgtggattgggttgggttggatggATTGGCAAggggtttgttttgtgtggTACTCGTGGTTTCCAGGTGTTTGGAGGTTGACACTTGCACCAGTTCTAAACTCAGCATTTGTTTTAAGTGCTTAGACAGTGGATTCTGCCCTTCTAAGTAAAATTAACCAGTAGTGCTCCAtgttagaatttattttttttccttgatattGTGTGTTCACTGATTCATATCACCTGTCAGGAAGACTGTTCATTCTTCTTTATTTGTAATCACAttatcttttttctccctcccccacAGATGGATAATGATCAGAATTCCAATACCTCAAAGCAGAGATATTCTGGGAAAGTCCATCTTTGCATTGCCCGTTACAGGTAAAGCACCCATCTGGTTACAGACATCACACACAGCTGTAACATTCAACATCAGGTTTGGCCCCGCTTCATTCCTGCACTGAATTATTACATGGAAAGAATGTTCTGGAGGGCCTGTGCAGTCTGcactggctgcagagcagggcctgTCCATGTGCCCGAGCTggcagagggagctgagctctcccagcccctgcattcctgtccccagtgtctaAATCAGATTAAACGGGTacctcctgctccagaggggaGGTCTCGGTCTGTTCTTTCCAATTACTTCTTCAAGCAAGAGAAGATTTGAAGTCCAGCACTGCTTTGCACATTAAAATTTCAGGCATGAAGGACTGTCATGATAAAAATTTCAGTGGCTAACAGTTTCTCTCAGGATGGATATAGATTTAAGTATTTAATAAGTACTTTCTGTCTCTCAGTAGCTTCTCTTAGATGTAGCTCActgtttttgtcttcttttaCCTTGCCTCTGTCGAAGTTTGATGAACTTGTATAAAGGGAACCCAAAATTGAATACAGCAACTGGAAAAGACCCCCCACAACTGAGTTTGCTTTAATTCactctaaaaaaataaagagaatttcGGCCAGTGTTTTTCAAGAGCCCTAAGTGAGAAGTGTCTAAGTaaatgctgcaggaaaggaCGTGGGTTTAGGGGCAGAGGGGACCTCACAGACCGAGCCGGGTGTCTCAGAAGGGATGCAAAGACACTGCCCGGGGAAATTGCCCTccgtggggctgcagccccctccTGAGCTGCACTCTGCGTTCCCCCGCAGCTACAACCCCTTCGATGGACCAAACGAGAACCCGGAGGCGGAGCTCCCTCTCACGGCAGGAAAGTACCTTTATGTGTACGGAGACATGGACGAGGATGGCTTCTATGAAGGTATTTCTTATTTAATCCGTGAAGTCGTGCTAATTCATGCAGATTGAAATCAGTTTGTCTGTCAAAGACGCTCCGAACTCTTTCCTTCGTCTGCTCCTAAATCGGTTGCTAAATTTAGCTTTATCATCGTGGTGTTAATTAAAAGAGTTTCTGCACCAGCAAAGCCTCTCCTTGCAGGCAGAgctaattataaaatattttatagtgtCAGCTTTTCCTACTGGCAAGATTTAAGTTGACAAAAAAGCTTACTGGCAGTTCTGGTATTTCCCTTAATAAGCCTTCGTGTTCCCAAGCTGGGGatgttttttattgctttcactCATCCCTCGGCCCTTATCTTGTCCACTCTCAGGCACTGCCACGGACGAGGAAATTCCCCTTCGGGGGTTTTAATGGCATTGCTCTGTCtctgcaggagagctgctggatggACAGAGAGGGCTCGTCCCTTCCAACTTTGTGGATTTTGTTCAGGACAACGAGGCGCGGCTGTCGAGCGCGCTGAGCAGCGAGCAGGACCAGAACTTCCTCAACCGCTCGGGGCCTGCCCTGGAAGGAGAGCTGGAGATCAGCCCCCCGAGCCACATCGACTCCAGCGTGGTCAGCAACGGCGCGGGGAGCCTGGACGTCAACATCGACGAGATCGGAGAAGACATTGTGCCTTATCCTAGAAAAATCACCCTCATCAAACAACTAGCCAAAAGTGTCATTGTGGGCTGGGAGCCACCGGTGGTGCCGCCCAGCTGGGGAACCGTCAGCAGCTACAACGTCCTGGTGGACAAGGAGGTCAGGATGAACAtagccctgggcagcaggacgAAAGCCCTGATAGAAAAGCTCAACACCTCCACCTGCACGTACCGGATTTCCATCCAGAGCATCACCAACAAGGGCAACTCCGACGAGCTGCAGTGCACCTTGCTGGTGGGCAAGGACGTCATCGTGGCCCCCTCCAACCTCCGCGTGGACAACATAACCCAGATTTCTGCTGAGCTCTCCTGGCTCCCTACAAACAGTAATTACAGTCATGTCATCTTCCTGAACGAGGAGGAATTTGACATTGTCAAGGCTGCTAGCTACAAGtaccatttttttaatttgaagccCAATATGGCCTACAAGGTGAAGGTCATGGCAAAGCCCCACCAGATGCCCTGGCAGCTTCCCTtggaacaaagagaaaaaaaggaagcctTTGTGGAATTTTCTACATTGCCAGCAGGTTTGATATTTTCCTCCCTACCCCAAAACTCTTCAGttaaatttctctgaaaatacCAGATAAAATACTTTAACCCACACAGCGTTTAGGGAATGTGAGTTCATTTTGGTTGTGATGGTGCAATCAACTTCATTGTACAATCTGAATTTGTAAAGTCAGCAGATCGTTGTGTTTTGGAAAGTCTGAGCTTTTTCCCCACCTGGCTTTTACATTAGGAGTGCTGGTAAGTGTTGTCAGCCATTTGCCATGATTCAAGAGCATTGAAGCAGCGCTGAAAACTAGAGCAGAAATAAGGTGGTGAATTGGCACTGCCCATGCTGAATCCCCTCTGGCTGTGAAGTCTGCTGAGcaatgcagagctgctctctgccgAGGAGCTGAGGTGCAGTGAAGCCTCAGCTTTTGGAGCCAGAGCTCCCAGAATCTTCCCCACTGCTTCGTTCCACTGGGAGCACTTCTAGAAACACAAGCCAACTTTTCACTGTTGCgtagggaaaacaaagcagcagctgttggcGTGGTTAGAGGCTGATGCCTGGTTTCAGAGTCATtggagcaaaggaaaaggatgaATTTGGAGTCAGCGATGGGAGTTACCATCACAGAGTGTCATGCAATTGAACTCATCTTCATTCATCAAAGCAATGGAGCTCACATAAAAATAGAAGTGTTTCTCTCTTGGGCACTCAgatctaaaaatagaaataagtaCAGGATCAGGACCAAtggggctgctgcagtttgTGGAGCTAATGCatgtaaaaaaacccatgagGAGCAAAGTGTAGCAGAATTCCCAAGCAAACATTTATGTTGATGACCAAGACCATGGAAAATCATCAGGAATCATTTCCCACTTGATGATGGGGGGAAACAGGAGCCATGCTGAGCCTCGGGTGTTGCAGTTTGTTAAACCTGTCTCTGCACAGCCTGTGAAGGTCGAGACAGACACCCTGGGGTGTGGGAGAATGAAAGGAGGGTGActtctgcaggagcagattAATGGCATTGTCGTTGGCGAGATGCTGGGTTAGATCAGATGCATTCTTCCTTGTAAGCTGAGCAGCCTTGCTGAATTGGGAGTGCTGGCTGTCAATAAAATAGGATGACCAGGAAAGCTGAAATTCAATCCTGAACCAAAATCTCTCTTGGCCAAGAATAGTATTAGGTCAATTTGCATACTCTCAACTTGCaagataaaaatactttatagATGTATTTGAGCAAAACATGGTATAGATGGTATGAGCAAAACCTTCCTGTCATGCCTCTACTGTCCTGAACATGACCACGATTTCATTTCCGTGTCCACTAGAGGACAAAATTCAGGCAGCAAGCCAGTGAAATGCATTGGCAGTTTGCCAGTGGTCCGTGTGATATTTGCACACGTGTCAAGCACAGCTGAAGTGTTTGTAGCCTTTTTGGTAGATGAAGAGGATCAGGCTGTGTTTAGTTCGCTGGGAGAAGCAATCTCACAGCAGCCAGGTCTgtgttctgctctgcagaggtggctgcagcccagccctgcgtCTGACACGCTTTAGCAGCAGCCTCCGCTCAGGGTTTGCTGGTTCAATTAGCACAACAGGATGCTTGAAAAATTTATGAACTAATAATCTCTGTGATATTTTTACTTTGGCTTTCTGGCCAAAGTAGAGCTATTTATAGCAGGgtaatgatttttaattaagGAGGTATGTGGTGTGCTGTTACACTAACACACTGTAAATGCCTTAGGAGGTTACTGGGTGTGTTTTTTGACTCGGTGCAGAGGAAGGACCGTGGGCCCAGCTGTGTTTAttcagctgctggaaaaggtTGCAGTTGCAGCCTGCAGCCCACGCTGCACCTCAGCTCACTGCTCCTGGCCCGAGGCTCCAGAGTGACCGCTGCCATCTCTCTTAGGTCCTCCAGCTCCACCTCAGGACGTGTCTGTCCGGGCGGGGCCCACGCCAGGGACCGTGCAGGTGTCCTGGAAGCCCCCGGCTCTGTCGGCGACGGGGACGTCCCACGGTGCCAGCGTCACGGGTTACGGTGTCTATGCCAAAGGGCAGCGGGTGAGTCCCCTCCTGGCCCCCTCTGCCGGAGCTCCGGCTGGCACGGCCCTGCAGGGGCTCCTTAGCCGCAGGTGGAGCCTGTCCTGTGTTTGGGCGTAACCTGCTCCTCTCTGGGAGCCCTTTTGGCCggaggggctggagggatgAAGGCCAGCTGGGGCGAGGGGCAGCCCTGGCGGGGAGCCCCACGTGCCGGCAGCAGCTGGCTCCGAACCGGCCGGGGGCTGTGCCCGGCGGGCTGAGGGGAGGCCAGCGGGTGGCCGGGTGTCACAGGTGGCTTCTGTGCCCGCAGGTGGCCGAGGTGAcgttcccagcagcagagggcaCGCCGGTGGAGCTGCTGCGGCTGCGTGGCCTGGACGCCCGCGAGGTGACGGTGCGGACGCTCTCCGCGCAGGGCGAGTCCGTGGACTCTCCTCTTGCTGCCATTCCATCCGACCTCCTGGTGCCTCCAACCCCTCACCCCAGAACTGCTCCCAAATCTAAGCCATTAGCAAGTGCCGGAGCCCCAGAAACCAAAGAAGAGCACCTAGGCCCGCATTTGAAAAGGGATGAGTCGTGGGAGCAGACTCGTTCGGTGTCCCCTGTCCACGGACACATGCTGGAGCCACCCAGCTTCCACGGCCCGCTCCAGGGCAGGAGGTCTCCATCCCCCAACAGgatcctgccccagccccaagGCACTCCAGTCCCCAACACCGTCGCAAAAGCCATGGCAAGAGAAGCTGCACAAAGAGTGGCAGAGAGCAACAGGGTAAAGGCAAACTCCTTCCCAGGGCTTTTTTGGGCTGGTTCATGGTGACACTTGCCGTCAAAGATTGCTCCTCGTGTGCTCAGGGAGCGGGTAATCATTCCTAAGCTCTGAAGAGCCATAGCTTGAGAAGCAGAGTGCTGAAATTCTGGGCTGATAAAGCCCTCCTGTGTCTGCTGTTGTGGATCCACAGGGAATTTTGCACATTTGTCCTTCTCAGTGCTGCCTTTTCACACACatttgcagctgcttttcacTCCAGCTCCTCCCGGAGCTGCCAGCAGTGTTGCTGCCCAAGGCCACCCCTGGTTTGGAACCACCATGACCCATGGCTGCTGCACTGACTCAGATCTTTGCCAGTTGATTTAAATCCCACATTTGGGGCTCTGGGGTCAGTGCAGCTGATGTGGATGCATCCCGACAACGTGCTGTGGGTTTTCCACACAAATATGCAATATTTCAATActcccagtgccctgggcagtTCCTTTCTCATCACAAGCTGCTCACAACTGTCTGTAACTTCTCACAAGCCGAGGTGTCACTTATTCCATAGATTTTCTTGGTGCTTCATCTGGCAGTCATCAGTTATGCCCAGTTTTTAGTCTCCCATTGTATCTCCAAAATAACTGCATTAATTTTGACAGTTCACACATGCCTTAATACCCCAGCTTATTGACTGCTCCTGTTTTGGGATGCACTTGATACAGTGGGTAAATCGAGCCAGCTTTTGAGAACCTGAATAACTCTGGATCAATAAGGTCTGATAAATACATATGTATGCATCTGTATCTATCttccttttgtttaaaaataagactGGAATGTAATAGAGGGAGAAGAGGCAATTGGTTTTTTTGGCCCTGTGAGGTGAAAGTTGATTTAAGAACCATAGAgggaaagagaacagaaatgctTTCTCTGGTTTGGAAAATTGCTGACCTAACATGTGCTCTGAACCATGTTTGATTACATTAGTTTAAGTGACGcttgaaatgttttattcagGACTCTGGATAGAAGTTTTATAGACAAATTAATTCTAAATGAAATCAAATCCTGCCAGGGATATTTGTCATGTTTAGTCCCCTGTGGTGTGAATTCCTCACTCATGGTAAgtgctgcagaaggagctgtgtgcctgcccctgcctcttggtggctgctgggcactgtcaccagagccagcaggaattgctgAGGCCGAGAGGCTCCTCAGAGCACAGCAAGAGCCCACAGCCTCCTTCGGGGGCTTTTTGTGTATTGAGGTCACAAATGCTGTTGTGGCTTGATCATCCACTACCTCTGCCAAGGGGAAAGGAGTGTCTTTGCTGGCAGCCTCTGACTGCAGAATACTGAGAATGTTGGTAGGTGGCACAGGGAGGAGAGCTGGCAGCTCATCTGATAAGCACATAGAACCAGGTAATTGTTTGAGAGTGAGGTTATAAAACAGGCAGAAACTTCTTGAAAAGCTCCTCAAAGGTTCCAGCCAGGGGGAACTAACAGTGCTTTAAACCATGAGTACATGTAAAGGTGGCGTGCTCGAGTCTCTGCATTTGCATTTGTGTCCCTGGTGCAGGGGCAGTGTCCCTCACAGCTCCTGGCTTTGCTGTctgtgggatggagaggaggagtGTTTACATTGCATTTGTGTCCCTGGTGCAGGGGCAGTGTCCCTCACAGCTCCTGGCTTTGCTGTctgtgggatggagaggaggagtGTTTACATTGCATTTGTGTCCCTGGTGCAGGGGCAGTGTCCCTCACAGCTCCTGGCTTTGTTCCTCCCCCAGGTGGAGAGGAGGAGCGTTTTCAGCGAGAGGAGCAGCGCGGCCCCGTACTCggacgaggaggaggatggCTACGACTCGCCCAAGGTCAAGCGAAGGGGAGCCTCGGTTGATGATTTCCTGAAAGAGTCAGAGCTTGGAAAGCAAGTGAGTAGCCTGGCTTTGTTGTACCAGGTGCTCGGCAGGAGCCAGGTGTTTTCTGTCAGGTCACTCTGagggctctggctgtgctggtgacacaggtgacacaggctGTGACACAGGttgtggcacaggtggcacagatTGTGACACAGGCTGTGGCACAGGTTGTGATACAGGctgtggcacaggtggcacaggttgTGGCACAGGTTGTGACACCGGCTGTGGCACAGGTTGTGATACACGTTGTGATACAGGttgtgacacaggtgacacaaaTTGTGGCACAAGTTGTGACACAGGTTGTGACACAGgctgtggcacaggtgacacaaaTTGTGGCACAAATTGTGACACAGGTTGGGACACAGGttgggacacaggtgacacaaaTTGTGGCACAAGTTGTGACACAGgctgtggcacaggtgacacaggctGTGACACAGGctgtggcacaggtggcacaggtgaggcTGAGCCGtgggcagggatgctcctggccctgtccctgtgcttggCACAGGGATCTCCTGAGCATCCTCccttccagcagccccaggcactggaaactgaaaacatgaagatggcaaagaatgaagaaaatgtgtCTGGACTGTCCTGTTTGGGCTCTGGGCCTTTTCTGTGTGAAGTCCCTGCTGCATGTGAGAGCCTGCTCACGGCTGGGAAGGATTGCTGTGTGCCATAAGGGCATCCCCTGTAACCTAGCAGCCTAATGACAGCAAACAAGCCTGGTGTAGGATTGCCTCCAAGGAATAGAACGATGCTGGCAGAAGAATTTTGCACAACTGCACAGCTTTTAGTCTGATCccagtgaaaacaaatattaaataatttattttgagagaGATGTGAATTCTAGAAAAGAGATGGGTTTTTTATGTCTTGGcatagtttaaaaaatgttagTCAAGGACTTGGCTTCCTGTGTTGAAGGTCCACAATGGTGGTAATATGCTGCAATAATTAAATGCTGATCACTTTTAAATTATAATGTGATGTAACAAACAGCTGCAAAGAACAGATGATATGTGAATTATCCTAAGGCTTTTACAATTTGGTCAGCAAGTCCATTGATGCATGAAGGACCTCTTTAATACGGAGAATTTAATCAAGACTAAAACTAGATTTGGTGCTGTGAAAGGAGATATTCCTTATTATATCACCTGGGATAGAGACTGGATTTCTTGAATTGCGATCATAAACCAGAATTTCCACGTGGCACgtccagcagagcagggcccagccCTGATGTAACTCCCTGTGGCTCCTGGTGCCGTTGCAGCCCAGGAGATGCCCAGGCCAGGCAGGATTAGCAGCTTTAGCAGTGATctttctgctgcccttctccCAGGCTCACTACTGCCTGGGGGATGAGTACCACACGGAGAGCAGCCGTGGCTCGGACCTGTCGGACATcctggaggaggatgaggaggagctcTACTCGGAgatgcagctggaggagggCGGCCGGCGGCGCCTGAGCCTCACCTCGCACGGCGCGCTCAAGGTGAGGGCTCGGGCACCCAGGTGGGTGCTGCCCCCAGGGCTTCCTTCAGCCCCCCCGAGAGCCTGCAGGCATCACAGCTCGCTCTGTGCTAGGGAactggagctgggctgctttAATGCATCTGTTACCTTGTTGGGTTTCATTGTTTGACAGACAGACTTCTGACTAACAGACCACTTTCCTGTATGTGACTGTTGCACTTGCAATTTCTGTTCTGCATCTGGGGCCCTTCCCCTGTCTCTGTGAAGATATACTGCATGTGCTACCCCAAAAGATGAGTTGTTTCTGAGCAAGATTTGTAAAAACTTATAAAACAACTTATGTTTTTCCTGTCTGAGTGATTTGTCCGTGTACCCAGTGCTAGGCCCCTCCCTTCCACGGGCTTAAAGCGTTCCTGTAAGAAAGGGAGTGGTTTCAGCTTTGTTTGATCAGTGCTTCGTCAGAGCTCCTTGAGCTCTGAATTTTAGGGAATCACCAGAGAGAGTAGGAAATATGTTCCAGAAATATTGCTTTAATACAGGAATATTcatcaagaaagaaaattcagtgaaCAGCTAAAGCATATGCAGAACACTAAACACACCCAATACTGAATATATATTTGCCATATTATATTTGGACATGTAAATTGTATTTGCTTCTTTATGTGTGCAGTAATTACACAAACTGTGTTTTCTTAGAAAGCACAATCCCATAGATTAACTTTTTCTCCAGTAGATTGATACTCAACTAAAATCAATACTATTTTGTCATGCATAGAAGAATTCTGACCATTCTTATGACTGCTTTCATGTGCTGTAAATTCAGTCCTTTTATTCTGGTACTCTCTGCAGTGAGACAGGTActttttcaaaagaagaaattgtcAGTGTTTGTATTACTGCACCAACATGAAGGTTGAAACCAAAATCCTTCTGTGTGCTCATTGTATCCCCTTCCcctggaaaaataataatcccCAGACTTCTTGTTCTTTATGCATCAGAAGGTGTACTTACTTCTTGGATTTAAATTAGTATTACCAGTGTTGATAGTGAGAAAGTTTCAGAGCCTTAACTGGTGTAGGAAATAGTTTTTGACCTGCTAAGGTTTGCAGGCTTCTCTTGATGTAGTTCATGCTTACTGAtcttttttccacttctgtggTGCTTTATCTCAAGTTTCACAGGTGttacacacattttaaaaacaaaggaaaataggTGAAACAGTCTAAAGTAATTTAGAAAGTTCCCTCTGCCTGGAAGGGGACAACGTCCAAAGAGCAGCTAAGTTGAGATGCTGGGAGGGAGATGCTGCTGATCTCCTGGAGGACCTGTCGTTATTTCGGGGGGCTCTTGAGCCCAGAGGTGCCCCTGATCCAGGCATGAGGCACAAGGAGAGATGATCTCTGATGCAGAACCAATAATCCTGGAGTCAGAGCCAGCAtctcctgccctgtgctcccttccctcttccagaGCCCAGCCAAGGCACCCCCAGGGTTCTTTGTCAGACCAGCCTGTGCTTCGTGGAAATGGAATAGAAAAATTGCTAAATGTATCTGGCGTGTCCAAAATGCTTGTTTTACCCAGGCTGGGATAGTTTTTAACTGCTTCTGGCACAAACAGAGACTTTTACTTCTGCTCATAGGTTGATTTTCAAGCACAGGTTTTATGAAGCAGGTACAAGATCATGATGAGAGATTTGATGGCAGTGCAGACCAAGTGACATCAGAGAGCAGGCTGTGTGCCAGGGGGCTTTCCCTGGAAGCCAAGCTTTAAAAGTGGTGCAggtttttttagaattttgGAAAGGAAACCAGAACTCCTTTAATGATGGCTGTGGAATAGCTCTCCTCTGACAGGAGACTGAAGATATTTAGTACTTATATGGGAAGCTTTAAGAGATGCAAAGCAAGCAAGCCTGCTAGGGCAGAGCTGTCATTCTCAGATATGGGTTCTGGTTACAAAGAAAATCAGATGGCAGTTTGGCACGGGGCAAGGAAGGAGTGTTAATGCCATTCTCATCCACCATGCTGGAGCCTGTATGTGGCTTTCATTACTCCATTTCAAATGCATGAGTTTATTCTTGTTAAGAGCATCACTCAGTAGTTTGAACTGGCCTCTCATGTTGTACCTGGCACCCAGCAACTTCTTAATCACgtctttatttttcacagatcCTCATTCAAAGCATGACATCCTTTTCATAATATAAGCT
It contains:
- the RIMBP2 gene encoding RIMS-binding protein 2 isoform X1; the protein is MREAAERRQQLELEHEQALAVLNAKQQEIELLQKAQVEAKKEHEGAVQLLEAKVRELEEKCRTQSEQFNLLSRELERFRQQAGKIDLLSGTSLAAPGLPGPPGKSLAQLMNGIATSIGKGHESPSGSRCVISEFIRPLQISGDKPEQLSVKPTFLSKSRSGTPRCRFDSDMDNDQNSNTSKQRYSGKVHLCIARYSYNPFDGPNENPEAELPLTAGKYLYVYGDMDEDGFYEGELLDGQRGLVPSNFVDFVQDNEARLSSALSSEQDQNFLNRSGPALEGELEISPPSHIDSSVVSNGAGSLDVNIDEIGEDIVPYPRKITLIKQLAKSVIVGWEPPVVPPSWGTVSSYNVLVDKEVRMNIALGSRTKALIEKLNTSTCTYRISIQSITNKGNSDELQCTLLVGKDVIVAPSNLRVDNITQISAELSWLPTNSNYSHVIFLNEEEFDIVKAASYKYHFFNLKPNMAYKVKVMAKPHQMPWQLPLEQREKKEAFVEFSTLPAGPPAPPQDVSVRAGPTPGTVQVSWKPPALSATGTSHGASVTGYGVYAKGQRVAEVTFPAAEGTPVELLRLRGLDAREVTVRTLSAQGESVDSPLAAIPSDLLVPPTPHPRTAPKSKPLASAGAPETKEEHLGPHLKRDESWEQTRSVSPVHGHMLEPPSFHGPLQGRRSPSPNRILPQPQGTPVPNTVAKAMAREAAQRVAESNRVERRSVFSERSSAAPYSDEEEDGYDSPKVKRRGASVDDFLKESELGKQAHYCLGDEYHTESSRGSDLSDILEEDEEELYSEMQLEEGGRRRLSLTSHGALKLLGNPASAGRPDRVEHAGRRSSHGSAVPQRSRPLLVPSIDGYGGRDHLSPDIYEESETDPGTEDLSTRIFVALFDYDPLTMSPNPDAAEEELPFKEGQIIKVYGDKDADGFYRGETCARVGLIPCNMVSEIQADDEEMMDQLLKQGFLPLNTPIEKIERGRRGGRQQPLTTRRMVALYDYDPRESSPNVDVEAELTFCTGDIITVFGEIDEDGFYYGELNGQKGLVPSNFLEEVPDDVEVFLSDAPSRYAHDTPMRSKAKRVPPENTGTPRRAASPTVHLHSGSPPSPVMGSGSPGRGRDVASKKKKGLLSKGKKLLKKLGAVK
- the RIMBP2 gene encoding RIMS-binding protein 2 isoform X2, which gives rise to MREAAERRQQLELEHEQALAVLNAKQQEIELLQKAQVEAKKEHEGAVQLLEAKVRELEEKCRTQSEQFNLLSRELERFRQQAGKIDLLSGTSLAAPGLPGPPGKSLAQLMNGIATSIGKGHESPSGSRCVISEFIRPLQISGDKPEQLSVKPTFLSKSRSGTPRCRFDSDMDNDQNSNTSKQRYSGKVHLCIARYSYNPFDGPNENPEAELPLTAGKYLYVYGDMDEDGFYEGELLDGQRGLVPSNFVDFVQDNEARLSSALSSEQDQNFLNRSGPALEGELEISPPSHIDSSVVSNGAGSLDVNIDEIGEDIVPYPRKITLIKQLAKSVIVGWEPPVVPPSWGTVSSYNVLVDKEVRMNIALGSRTKALIEKLNTSTCTYRISIQSITNKGNSDELQCTLLVGKDVIVAPSNLRVDNITQISAELSWLPTNSNYSHVIFLNEEEFDIVKAASYKYHFFNLKPNMAYKVKVMAKPHQMPWQLPLEQREKKEAFVEFSTLPAGPPAPPQDVSVRAGPTPGTVQVSWKPPALSATGTSHGASVTGYGVYAKGQRVAEVTFPAAEGTPVELLRLRGLDAREVTVRTLSAQGESVDSPLAAIPSDLLVPPTPHPRTAPKSKPLASAGAPETKEEHLGPHLKRDESWEQTRSVSPVHGHMLEPPSFHGPLQGRRSPSPNRILPQPQGTPVPNTVAKAMAREAAQRVAESNRVERRSVFSERSSAAPYSDEEEDGYDSPKVKRRGASVDDFLKESELGKQAHYCLGDEYHTESSRGSDLSDILEEDEEELYSEMQLEEGGRRRLSLTSHGALKLLGNPASAGRPDRVEHAGRRSSHGSAVPQRSRPLLVPSIDGYGGRDHLSPDIYEESETDPGTEDLSTRIFVALFDYDPLTMSPNPDAAEEELPFKEGQIIKVYGDKDADGFYRGETCARVGLIPCNMVSEIQADDEEMMDQLLKQGFLPLNTPIEKIERGRRGGRQQPLTTRRMVALYDYDPRESSPNVDVEAELTFCTGDIITVFGEIDEDGFYYGELNGQKGLVPSNFLEEVPDDVEVFLSDAPSRYAHDTPMRSKAKRPFFRSVHGR